In the genome of Meles meles chromosome 4, mMelMel3.1 paternal haplotype, whole genome shotgun sequence, one region contains:
- the TRIM59 gene encoding tripartite motif-containing protein 59 isoform X1 produces the protein MAELRHEMHNFEDELTCPICYSIFEDPRVLPCSHTFCRNCLENVLQASGNFYIWRPLRIPLKCPNCRSIIEIAPTGIESLPVNFALRAIIEKYQQEDHPDIVTCPEHYRQPLNVYCLLDKKLVCGHCLTIGQHHGHPIDDLQSAYLKEKDTPQKLLEQLTDTHWTDLTHLIEKLEEQKSHSEKMVQSDKEVVLQYFKELSDVLEQKKKMFLAALCDVSNLINQEYTPQIERMKEIREQQLELMTLTTSLQEESPLKFLEKVDDIRQHVQILKQRPLPEVQPVEIYPRVSQILKEDWSRTEIGQIKKLLIPEMKISSKRMPCSWPDKDEKEVEFFKILNIVIVTLISVILMLILFFNQHIITFLNEITSICFSEVSLSLYQSLSNNLHDLKNMLCHTLYLLKEFMWKIVSR, from the exons ATGGCAGAACTGAGACAT gAAATGCACAATTTTGAGGACGAGTTAACTTGTCCCATTTGTTATAGTATTTTTGAAGATCCTCGTGTACTACCGTGCTCTCATACATTTTGTAGAAATTGCTTGGAAAACGTTCTTCAGGCATCTGGGAACTTTTATATATGGAGACCTTTACGAATTCCACTCAAGTGCCCCAATTGCAGAAGTATTATTGAAATTGCTCCAACTGGTATTGAATCTTTACCTGTTAATTTTGCATTAAGGGCTATTATTGAAAAGTATCAACAAGAAGACCATCCAGATATTGTCACCTGTCCTGAACATTACAGACAACCATTAAATGTTTACTGTCTCCTAGATAAAAAACTAGTGTGTGGTCATTGCCTTACCATAGGTCAACATCATGGTCATCCCATAGATGATCTTCAAAGTGCTTATCTGAAAGAAAAGGACACACCTCAAAAACTACTTGAACAGTTAACCGACACACACTGGACAGATCTTACTCATCTTATTGAAAAGCTGGAAGAACAGAAATCTCATTCAGAAAAAATGGTCCAAAGTGATAAGGAAGTTGTTCTCCAGTATTTTAAGGAGCTTAGTGATGtattagaacagaaaaaaaaaatgttcctagcTGCTCTCTGTGATGTTAGCAATCTGATTAATCAAGAATATACTCCACAaattgaaagaatgaaagaaataagagagcAGCAACTTGAATTGATGACACTGACAACATCTTTACAGGAGGAGTCTCCACTTAAATTTCTTGAAAAAGTTGATGATATCCGCCAACATGTGCAGATTTTGAAACAAAGACCACTTCCTGAGGTCCAACCTGTTGAAATTTATCCTCGAGTAAGCCAAATACTGAAAGAAGATTGGAGCAGAACAGAAATTGGACAAATTAAGAAACTTCTCATTcctgaaatgaaaatttcttcAAAGAGGATGCCATGTTCCTGGCCTGATAAAGATGAGAAAGAAGttgaattttttaagattttaaacatTGTTATAGTTACTTTAATTTCAGTGATACTGATGTTGATCCTCTTTTTTAACCAACACATAATAACCTTCTTAAATGAAATCACTTCAATATGTTTTTCTGaagtttctttatctctttacCAAAGTTTATCTAACAATCTGCATGATTTAAAGAATATGCTGTGTCACACTTTATATTTACTGAAGGAATTCATGTGGAAAATAGTTTCTCGTTGA
- the TRIM59 gene encoding tripartite motif-containing protein 59 isoform X2, which yields MHNFEDELTCPICYSIFEDPRVLPCSHTFCRNCLENVLQASGNFYIWRPLRIPLKCPNCRSIIEIAPTGIESLPVNFALRAIIEKYQQEDHPDIVTCPEHYRQPLNVYCLLDKKLVCGHCLTIGQHHGHPIDDLQSAYLKEKDTPQKLLEQLTDTHWTDLTHLIEKLEEQKSHSEKMVQSDKEVVLQYFKELSDVLEQKKKMFLAALCDVSNLINQEYTPQIERMKEIREQQLELMTLTTSLQEESPLKFLEKVDDIRQHVQILKQRPLPEVQPVEIYPRVSQILKEDWSRTEIGQIKKLLIPEMKISSKRMPCSWPDKDEKEVEFFKILNIVIVTLISVILMLILFFNQHIITFLNEITSICFSEVSLSLYQSLSNNLHDLKNMLCHTLYLLKEFMWKIVSR from the coding sequence ATGCACAATTTTGAGGACGAGTTAACTTGTCCCATTTGTTATAGTATTTTTGAAGATCCTCGTGTACTACCGTGCTCTCATACATTTTGTAGAAATTGCTTGGAAAACGTTCTTCAGGCATCTGGGAACTTTTATATATGGAGACCTTTACGAATTCCACTCAAGTGCCCCAATTGCAGAAGTATTATTGAAATTGCTCCAACTGGTATTGAATCTTTACCTGTTAATTTTGCATTAAGGGCTATTATTGAAAAGTATCAACAAGAAGACCATCCAGATATTGTCACCTGTCCTGAACATTACAGACAACCATTAAATGTTTACTGTCTCCTAGATAAAAAACTAGTGTGTGGTCATTGCCTTACCATAGGTCAACATCATGGTCATCCCATAGATGATCTTCAAAGTGCTTATCTGAAAGAAAAGGACACACCTCAAAAACTACTTGAACAGTTAACCGACACACACTGGACAGATCTTACTCATCTTATTGAAAAGCTGGAAGAACAGAAATCTCATTCAGAAAAAATGGTCCAAAGTGATAAGGAAGTTGTTCTCCAGTATTTTAAGGAGCTTAGTGATGtattagaacagaaaaaaaaaatgttcctagcTGCTCTCTGTGATGTTAGCAATCTGATTAATCAAGAATATACTCCACAaattgaaagaatgaaagaaataagagagcAGCAACTTGAATTGATGACACTGACAACATCTTTACAGGAGGAGTCTCCACTTAAATTTCTTGAAAAAGTTGATGATATCCGCCAACATGTGCAGATTTTGAAACAAAGACCACTTCCTGAGGTCCAACCTGTTGAAATTTATCCTCGAGTAAGCCAAATACTGAAAGAAGATTGGAGCAGAACAGAAATTGGACAAATTAAGAAACTTCTCATTcctgaaatgaaaatttcttcAAAGAGGATGCCATGTTCCTGGCCTGATAAAGATGAGAAAGAAGttgaattttttaagattttaaacatTGTTATAGTTACTTTAATTTCAGTGATACTGATGTTGATCCTCTTTTTTAACCAACACATAATAACCTTCTTAAATGAAATCACTTCAATATGTTTTTCTGaagtttctttatctctttacCAAAGTTTATCTAACAATCTGCATGATTTAAAGAATATGCTGTGTCACACTTTATATTTACTGAAGGAATTCATGTGGAAAATAGTTTCTCGTTGA